In Eupeodes corollae chromosome 3, idEupCoro1.1, whole genome shotgun sequence, a single genomic region encodes these proteins:
- the LOC129951464 gene encoding A disintegrin and metalloproteinase with thrombospondin motifs adt-1, whose protein sequence is MFSFSIIFGFLLLLGVLSIYVNCLHISVKRKNYVHLNGVKIDANSLHNHLEEHEKELIFGKSGQKGEVKLVQIERRDQQRHKRSAQSEKDISLQIQDNGKLVDLKLQQAEKLVDDAFIFIRRTANTSQFIENSHKLAVNYERCFYRNANSALDLCDDSSLRGIVYHNSTHHIVHPLPERFGTGSHVIVEFNGGLHSDIDLAEGIHFEPHKDSFEASAHDEEQSSVHHHSKRGRNQNNRFPKGNRKRRRRRRRRRHIGRQPWKIPQVLYVETAIFVDRDLFKHMAKNFPRNTESQLVRFVLAMINGVQLLYNHPSLGHRINFVLKRLEILHPHPKDLRQSSDIDTYLNNFCMWQRNFNPPSDVDPLHYDHAVILTGLDLYVIGKNGKVSNQVVGLAPVAGMCTTTSSCTINEGKHFESVFVVAHEIGHNLGMRHDTNENSCDPSLYLMSPTLGSGKITWSKCSRTYLNTFLESGQSKCLFDHGQVSVKYDHAAEGILPGERFDADQQCMLKYGRDSVRSPNQIISDVCRDLHCQRDRYTWTSHPALEGTSCGEMMRCRSGVCSMKATVMESYSSPRQSNPIKSNEKMNLLENDEKSDRLNQGYNSYFTKPPTWSEWGDASDCDSGCLYGASGRLREGSTGLKTYVRRCLDHRRRCQGRDKKFESCIAKQCLTIPKMTIEEFATNICERAQKFDSDLTGEGIQIVGNAEESCKVFCKTKSNGTKSRNWIYPHGTTCRSKEFNFDDTSFCIDGRCERFSCDNSTKNYFKMDPYFCPQHPRMNEEESKNLNNVYKRSGERRSFKTNSGAPVPERNKYENEVVGRNFQTSRPKWKSDSYQNQWKYPMSLNEKDPQESEWEVKSGCHSSCMEKSKGVQVITSRKTRASSIQLCSHKVKPCDRLQSTTEFAESTCGRYSRKVRGLSGYGMQISPSVYDPDRSCRVACQDENLPHRFYIVNGNYGHFPLGTKCSPSDERYCVNGKCLQFGANNIASTQSHISLALFRSKRDLTFTHKEVQDSKSLISSAPVQITELLTQDFLNSIINSLNNESRSLDDDSLSNDHIEFTNPIHISKDELITE, encoded by the exons ATAGACGCAAACTCGTTGCACAACCATTTGGAAGAACATGAGAAGGAATTGATTTTTGGAAAGTCCGGACaaa AAGGAGAAGTCAAACTGGTTCAAATCGAACGTCGTGACCAGCAGCGCCATAAACGATCTGCCCAAAGTGAAAAAGATATCTCCCTACAGATTCAAG ATAATGGTAAACTGGTTGACCTGAAGCTCCAGCAGGCCGAGAAGTTAGTCGACGATGCATTCATTTTTATCAGACGGACTGCAAACACTTCACAGTTCATTGAAAATTCGCATAAATTGGCTGTGAACTATGAAAGATGTTTTTATCGGAACGCAAATTCAGCACTTGACCTTTGTGATGATTCTAGCTTG CGTGGAATAGTGTATCACAATTCTACCCATCACATTGTACATCCATTGCCTGAACGATTTGGTACCGGTAGCCATGTTATTGTCGAGTTCAATGGTGGACTACATTCAGATATTGATCTCGCCGAAGGTATTCATTTTGAACCGCATAAAGATTCATTTGAAGCTTCAGCACACGACGAGGAGCAGAGTTCTGTCCATCATCACAGCAAGAGAGGACGTAATCAAAATAATAGATTTCCAAAGGGTAATCGTAAGCGAAGACGACGTCGTCGGCGGCGGCGGCACATAGGACGGCAGCCATGGAAAATTCCGCAGGTGCTTTATGTAGAAACAGCGATCTTTGTCGATCGAGATCTCTTCAAGCACATGGCCAAGAACTTTCCAAGAAATACCGAAAGTCAGTTGGTACGCTTTGTGCTGGCAATGATAAACGGGGTCCAATTGCTCTACAATCACCCATCGCTGGGACATCGAATCAATTTCGTGTTGAAACGTCTGGAGATCTTGCACCCACATCCGAAGGATCTCAGACAATCGAGTGATATAGATacttatttgaataatttttgcatGTGGCAGCGTAATTTTAATCCACCTTCAGATGTTGATCCACTTCATTACGATCACGCCGTGATATTGACAG GTCTCGATTTATACgtcattggtaaaaatggaaAGGTGAGTAACCAAGTTGTTGGCCTGGCCCCAGTTGCAGGAATGTGCACCACCACATCATCCTGCACAATAAATGAGGGAAAACACTTTGAGAGCGTTTTTGTAGTAGCTCATGAAATTGGACACAA TCTAGGAATGCGTCATGATACAAATGAAAACAGCTGTGATCCAAGTTTGTACTTAATGTCACCTACCTTAGGCAGTGGCAAGATCACTTGGTCAAAATGCAGTAGAACATACCTAAATACATTCCTTGA ATCAGGTCAGTCGAAATGTTTATTTGATCATGGTCAAGTCAGTGTAAAATATGATCATGCTGCTGAAGGTATACTGCCTGGGGAACGATTCGATGCAGATCAACAATGCATGCTGAAATATGGAAGGGATAGTGTACGATcacctaaccaaattatctccgaTGTCTGTCGAGATCTACACTGCCAAAGGGATCGGTACACTTGGACATCACATCCTGCCTTGGAGGGCACTTCATGTGGTGAAATGATG CGATGCCGCAGTGGAGTTTGTTCCATGAAAGCCACTGTTATGGAATCATATTCTTCACCTAGGCAAAGTAATCCgattaaatcaaatgaaaagaTGAACTTATTGGAAAATGATGAGAAGTCTGACCGTTTGAATCAGGGATATAATAGCTATTTCACCAAA CCGCCTACTTGGAGTGAATGGGGTGATGCTAGTGACTGTGATTCTGGATGTTTGTATGGTGCATCCGGTCGTCTGAGAGAGGGAAGTACTGGACTGAAAACCTATGTGAGGAGGTGCTTGGATCATAG ACGTCGTTGTCAAGGTCGAGATAAGAAGTTTGAGTCTTGCATTGCTAAACAGTGTCTTACCATTCCCAAGATGACTATTGAAGAATTTGCTACAAATATCTGCGAGAGAGCACAAAAATTCGACTCCGATCTTACTGGAGAAGGTATACAAATCGTCGGTAATGCAg aGGAATCATGCAAGGTTTTCTGTAAGACAAAATCAAATGGTACAAAATCTCGAAATTGGATCTACCCTCATGGCACGACATGTCGTTCAAAAGAATTCAATTTCGATGACACGTCATTTTGCATTGATGGTCGTTGCGAGAGATTTTCGTGCGATAActcaactaaaaattatttcaaaatggaTCCTTATTTTTGTCCACAACATCCGAGAATGAACGAGGAGGAGTCTAAGAATTTAAACAACGTTTATAAACGTTCAGGGGAAAGGcgatcttttaaaacaaattcaggAGCCCCAGTTCCTGAGCggaataaatatgaaaatg AAGTCGTAGGTAGGAATTTCCAAACTTCTCGTCCAAAATGGAAGTCCGATTCGTATCAGAATCAGTGGAAGTATCCAATGAGTTTGAATGAGAAAGATCCTCAAGAAAGCGAGTGGGAAGTCAAGTCCGGATGTCACTCAAGTTGCATGGAAAAGTCTAAAGGAGTCCAAGTTATAACATCGAGAAAAACAAGGGCTAGCAGCATTCAGCTCTGCTCTCACAAAGTCAAG CCTTGTGATCGTCTGCAATCCACCACTGAATTCGCAGAGTCAACCTGCGGACGATACTCACGTAAGGTTAGAGGTTTATCGGGATACGGTATGCAGATCTCGCCGAGTGTCTACGACCCGGATCGAAGTTGTCGTGTTGCATGTCAAGATGAAAACCTGCCACATCGGTTCTACATAGTCAATGGAAACTATGGACATTTTCCACTGGGAACAAAATGCTCTCCGTCAGATGAACGATATTGCGTCAATGGAAAGTGCTTACAATTTGGCGCAAATAACATAGCATCTACTCAATCACATATAAGTCTGGCTCTATTCAGAAGTAAACGTGACTTAACGTTCACCCATAAAGAAGTTCAAGATAGCAAAAGCCTTATTAGCTCCGCACCTGTTCAAATAACAGAATTGCTGACACAGGACTTTTTAAATAGTATTATAAATAGTCTTAATAATGAATCACGGAGTCTAGACG atGACTCCTTATCGAATGATCACATCGAATTTACAAATCCTATTCACATCTCAAAAGACGAACTGATTACGGAAtag